A genomic window from Polypterus senegalus isolate Bchr_013 unplaced genomic scaffold, ASM1683550v1 scaffold_3454, whole genome shotgun sequence includes:
- the LOC120520253 gene encoding uncharacterized protein LOC120520253: MKNDLKRLQNRCRNREHGCNMVCSLESIDLHERECEDCWIPCINARKQHGYDTERFVGYVNEGLLCYICQDVLVNPLQAPCEHAFCSTCIHGWLVHLHNCPEDRQSLDVSVLRPLFRYMKNDLKRLQNRCRNREHGCNMVCSLESIDLHERDCEDCWIPCINARKQHGYDTERFVGYVNEGLLCYICQDVLVNPLQAPCEHAFCSTCIHGWLVHLHNCPEDRQSLDVSVLRPLFRYMKNDLKRLQNRCRNREHGCNMVCSLESIDLHERDCEDCWIPCINARKQHGYDTERFVGYVNEGLLCYICQDVLVNPLQAPCEHAFCSTCIHGWLVHLHNCPEDRQSLDVSVLRPLFRYMKNDLKRLQNRCRNREHGCNMVCSLESIDLHERTVKIAGFHASMPVRINRTFSVTACKQHGYDTERFVGYVNEGLLCYICQDVLVNPLQAPCEHAFCSTCIHGWLVHLHNCPEDRQSLDVSVLRPLFRYMKNDLKRLQNRCRNREHGCNMVCSLESIDLHERECEDCWIPCINARKQHGYDTERFVGYVNEGLLCYICQDVLVNPLQAPCEHAFCSTCIHGWLVHLHNCPEDRQSLDVSVLRPLFRYMKNDLKRLQNRCRNREHGCNMVCSLESIDLHERECEDCWIPCINARKQHGYDTERFVGYVNEGLLCYICQDVLVNPLQAPCEHAFCSTCIHGWLVHLHNCPEDRQSLDVSVLRPLFRYMKNDLKRLQNRCRNREHGCNMVCSLESIDLHERTVKIAGFHASMPVRINRTFSVTACKQHGYDTERFVGYVNEGLLCYICQDVLVNPLQAPCEHAFCSTCIHGWLVHLHNCPEDRQSLDVSVLRPLFRYMKNDLKRLQNRCRNREHGCNMVCSLESIDLHERDCEDCWIPCINA; encoded by the exons ATGAAGAATGACTTGAAACGATTGCAGAACCGATGCAGAAACAGAGAACATGGCTGTAATATGGTTTGTTCACTTGAATCTATAGATCTGCATGAGCGGGAGTGTGAAGATTGCTGGATTCCATGCATCAATGCCC GCAAGCAACATGGCTATGATACAGAGCGCTTTGTTGGCTATGTGAATGAGGGACTTCTGTGCTACATTTGTCAAGATGTGCTGGTAAACCCACTTCAGGCACCTTGTGAACATGCCTTCTGCAGTACCTGCATCCACGGCTGGTTGGTGCATCTCCATAACTGTCCTGAGGACAGACAATCACTTGATGTTTCAGTGTTGCGGCCTTTATTCAG GTATATGAAGAATGACTTGAAACGATTGCAGAACCGATGCAGAAACAGAGAACATGGCTGTAATATGGTTTGTTCACTTGAATCTATAGATCTGCATGAGCGGGACTGTGAAGATTGCTGGATTCCATGCATCAATGCCC GCAAGCAACATGGCTATGATACAGAGCGCTTTGTTGGCTATGTGAATGAGGGACTTCTGTGCTACATTTGTCAAGATGTGCTGGTAAACCCACTTCAGGCACCTTGTGAACATGCCTTCTGCAGTACCTGCATCCACGGCTGGTTGGTGCATCTCCATAACTGTCCTGAGGACAGACAATCACTTGATGTTTCAGTGTTGCGGCCTTTATTCAG GTATATGAAGAATGACTTGAAACGATTGCAGAACCGATGCAGAAACAGAGAACATGGCTGTAATATGGTTTGTTCACTTGAATCTATAGATCTGCATGAGCGGGACTGTGAAGATTGCTGGATTCCATGCATCAATGCCC GCAAGCAACATGGCTATGATACAGAGCGCTTTGTTGGCTATGTGAATGAGGGACTTCTGTGCTACATTTGTCAAGATGTGCTGGTAAACCCACTTCAGGCACCTTGTGAACATGCCTTCTGCAGTACCTGCATCCACGGCTGGTTGGTGCATCTCCATAACTGTCCTGAGGACAGACAATCACTTGATGTTTCAGTGTTGCGGCCTTTATTCAG GTATATGAAGAATGACTTGAAACGATTGCAGAACCGATGCAGAAACAGAGAACATGGCTGTAATATGGTTTGTTCACTTGAATCTATAGATCTGCATGAGCGGACTGTGAAGATTGCTGGATTCCATGCATCAATGCCCGTGCGTATCAATAGGACATTTTCAGTTACTGCTT GCAAGCAACATGGCTATGATACAGAGCGCTTTGTTGGCTATGTGAATGAGGGACTTCTGTGCTACATTTGTCAAGATGTGCTGGTAAACCCACTTCAGGCACCTTGTGAACATGCCTTCTGCAGTACCTGCATCCACGGCTGGTTGGTGCATCTCCATAACTGTCCTGAGGACAGACAATCACTTGATGTTTCAGTGTTGCGGCCTTTATTCAG GTATATGAAGAATGACTTGAAACGATTGCAGAACCGATGCAGAAACAGAGAACATGGCTGTAATATGGTTTGTTCACTTGAATCTATAGATCTGCATGAGCGGGAGTGTGAAGATTGCTGGATTCCATGCATCAATGCCC GCAAGCAACATGGCTATGATACAGAGCGCTTTGTTGGCTATGTGAATGAGGGACTTCTGTGCTACATTTGTCAAGATGTGCTGGTAAACCCACTTCAGGCACCTTGTGAACATGCCTTCTGCAGTACCTGCATCCACGGCTGGTTGGTGCATCTCCATAACTGTCCTGAGGACAGACAATCACTTGATGTTTCAGTGTTGCGGCCTTTATTCAG GTATATGAAGAATGACTTGAAACGATTGCAGAACCGATGCAGAAACAGAGAACATGGCTGTAATATGGTTTGTTCACTTGAATCTATAGATCTGCATGAGCGGGAGTGTGAAGATTGCTGGATTCCATGCATCAATGCCC GCAAGCAACATGGCTATGATACAGAGCGCTTTGTTGGCTATGTGAATGAGGGACTTCTGTGCTACATTTGTCAAGATGTGCTGGTAAACCCACTTCAGGCACCTTGTGAACATGCCTTCTGCAGTACCTGCATCCACGGCTGGTTGGTGCATCTCCATAACTGTCCTGAGGACAGACAATCACTTGATGTTTCAGTGTTGCGGCCTTTATTCAG GTATATGAAGAATGACTTGAAACGATTGCAGAACCGATGCAGAAACAGAGAACATGGCTGTAATATGGTTTGTTCACTTGAATCTATAGATCTGCATGAGCGGACTGTGAAGATTGCTGGATTCCATGCATCAATGCCCGTGCGTATCAATAGGACATTTTCAGTTACTGCTT GCAAGCAACATGGCTATGATACAGAGCGCTTTGTTGGCTATGTGAATGAGGGACTTCTGTGCTACATTTGTCAAGATGTGCTGGTAAACCCACTTCAGGCACCTTGTGAACATGCCTTCTGCAGTACCTGCATCCACGGCTGGTTGGTGCATCTCCATAACTGTCCTGAGGACAGACAATCACTTGATGTTTCAGTGTTGCGGCCTTTATTCAG GTATATGAAGAATGACTTGAAACGATTGCAGAACCGATGCAGAAACAGAGAACATGGCTGTAATATGGTTTGTTCACTTGAATCTATAGATCTGCATGAGCGGGACTGTGAAGATTGCTGGATTCCATGCATCAATGCCC